Proteins found in one Paenibacillus borealis genomic segment:
- a CDS encoding carbohydrate ABC transporter permease — protein sequence MKKLKLSMRARYFMEGYSFISLWLIGFLMFMAIPLGRSMYYSFHALKVSKDGLIATFVGMDHFRAAFTTDVNFLPLLKETMVSTLTQVPLILIFSLFCAILLNRGMIGKTFFRGVFFLPVIIASGAILSKLMDQGAANLPIFYNQNLYNKLSAFIPGDILETLLKSAESLTLVMWDSGVQILIFLAGLQTISISLYEAAKCDGATAWESFWKITFPMIMPMMLVNTLFSIVSSFTKADNQIMSHILNVVFKNNDFGYGSAMGWIYFVFIFLILGVVFLLFRKSLSATEGRK from the coding sequence GTGAAGAAATTAAAGTTGTCGATGCGGGCGCGTTATTTTATGGAAGGCTATTCCTTCATCTCCTTGTGGCTGATCGGTTTCCTGATGTTTATGGCCATCCCGCTGGGCCGTTCAATGTATTATTCCTTTCATGCACTGAAGGTCAGCAAAGACGGGCTGATCGCCACCTTTGTCGGAATGGACCATTTCCGCGCAGCGTTTACGACCGATGTCAATTTCCTGCCGCTGCTCAAGGAGACCATGGTGTCAACACTGACCCAGGTGCCGCTGATTCTGATTTTTTCGCTGTTCTGTGCCATTCTGCTGAACCGCGGAATGATCGGCAAAACCTTCTTCCGCGGCGTATTCTTCCTGCCCGTCATCATTGCTTCAGGAGCCATTCTCAGCAAGCTGATGGACCAGGGGGCGGCGAATCTGCCGATCTTTTATAATCAGAATTTGTACAATAAGCTCTCAGCCTTTATCCCCGGCGATATTCTGGAAACGCTGCTGAAGTCCGCAGAATCTCTGACGCTCGTGATGTGGGATTCCGGGGTGCAGATTCTGATTTTCCTGGCCGGGCTGCAGACAATATCCATATCGCTCTATGAAGCCGCCAAATGTGACGGCGCGACAGCCTGGGAGAGCTTCTGGAAAATCACCTTCCCGATGATTATGCCCATGATGCTGGTGAACACCTTATTCAGTATCGTCAGCTCCTTCACGAAGGCGGATAATCAGATTATGAGCCATATCCTGAACGTGGTGTTCAAAAATAATGATTTCGGCTACGGCTCGGCGATGGGCTGGATTTACTTTGTCTTTATCTTCTTGATCCTGGGCGTAGTATTCCTGCTGTTCCGCAAGTCGCTCAGTGCAACCGAAGGGAGGAAATAG
- a CDS encoding DUF5696 domain-containing protein: protein MITKMKVRSILLIVLVVLAAAIQVPPLYGSAGPSAAAPAEAAAGELQAQAPVQAETAEAQTQEPAAVKAPAADTVTPGTKALENERYILYADEQSGNLRITDKSTGKEWLGSPQLAKTAMPNVKKYTAAPVYARYTQGADITQVYPLKDEDSSVKVTLEPEVVRAEFTFKSLQLSFALEYRLTQDGFEASIPQEYLKETGNAKFTSLEVLPFFHAAREDEEGAMLLPDGPGALLEFRPDHPAYLKGYSEYIYGGDETFIKQNHEIEDSYWLKETPMKKAVAMPVFGMYHGGTGYLAIVTQGETDAKINGVPAGIRAIPLYRASSEFTLRKDDVIFVGTSGQIPYYQGELIKTDRAVRYVLLQDEEANYVGMAKEYRKYLLGEKGIRETRQEDTPLYLQVLGGITRDEVIGSTFIEMSAFKQIREMIDRYNAAGVSKLEITISGWSKDGLYGNQPDHFPAAKQLGGSGGLKELQEYAADQGVELFLKANYVKPYMDSDGIKAGKEAVRGINREVLKQYIYYLSSGWNTDDYFYLLKPAVIVKRSAAELKEYRKLGINGIQFDHFGSLLYSDEDNNSRTDRKLTESAYVSTLDLYRQEKISTAVDYGYAYTLGHVDRIDGVPLDSSGFVYTDRAVPFYQLVVHGLVPYTASPANLSDDSRSQALRALEYGALPSYELTYAKTSDLQRTLEDRLFSSELNDWLTPSAKTYLELKEVYDAIANRQMTNHEELQSKVFRTTYAGGVSIIVNYNDQPVEAAGRTIEAYSYAVTGG, encoded by the coding sequence ATGATTACAAAAATGAAGGTGCGCAGCATCCTCTTGATCGTGCTGGTGGTGCTGGCTGCAGCTATACAGGTTCCGCCGCTCTACGGCTCTGCGGGCCCGTCCGCCGCAGCCCCCGCGGAGGCTGCGGCGGGAGAGCTGCAGGCGCAAGCACCGGTGCAAGCGGAAACGGCGGAAGCACAGACACAGGAGCCTGCCGCAGTGAAGGCTCCGGCGGCGGACACGGTCACGCCCGGAACGAAGGCGCTGGAGAACGAACGCTACATCCTGTATGCGGATGAGCAATCGGGGAACCTGCGGATCACGGACAAATCGACGGGCAAGGAATGGCTGGGCTCGCCGCAGCTTGCGAAGACGGCCATGCCGAACGTCAAGAAATATACGGCAGCGCCGGTCTATGCCAGATATACGCAAGGGGCGGATATTACACAGGTCTATCCGCTTAAGGATGAGGATTCCAGCGTTAAGGTTACGCTGGAGCCGGAGGTGGTCCGCGCCGAATTCACCTTCAAGAGTCTGCAGCTGTCATTCGCGCTGGAGTACCGGCTGACGCAGGACGGCTTCGAGGCGTCCATTCCCCAGGAGTACCTGAAGGAAACGGGCAATGCGAAGTTTACGAGCCTGGAGGTGCTGCCGTTCTTCCATGCGGCCAGGGAAGATGAAGAAGGGGCGATGCTGCTTCCCGACGGCCCCGGGGCACTGCTGGAATTCCGCCCGGATCATCCGGCGTACCTGAAGGGATATTCCGAATACATTTACGGCGGAGACGAAACCTTCATTAAGCAGAATCATGAAATCGAGGACAGCTATTGGCTTAAGGAAACGCCTATGAAGAAGGCGGTGGCCATGCCTGTATTCGGGATGTACCATGGCGGCACCGGTTATCTGGCCATCGTCACCCAAGGCGAGACCGATGCGAAGATCAACGGTGTGCCGGCAGGCATCCGTGCCATCCCGCTGTACAGAGCTTCCAGCGAATTCACGCTGCGCAAGGATGATGTCATCTTCGTCGGTACCTCCGGACAGATTCCTTATTATCAGGGGGAACTGATTAAGACGGACCGTGCGGTAAGGTATGTCCTGCTGCAGGATGAAGAGGCCAATTATGTCGGCATGGCCAAGGAATACCGCAAGTATCTGCTCGGGGAGAAGGGAATCAGGGAAACCCGGCAAGAGGATACCCCCCTGTATCTTCAGGTGCTCGGCGGAATTACCCGCGACGAGGTGATCGGCTCGACGTTCATAGAGATGTCTGCCTTCAAGCAGATCAGGGAAATGATCGACCGCTACAATGCCGCAGGCGTATCCAAGCTGGAAATCACGATTTCCGGCTGGTCCAAGGACGGCTTATACGGCAACCAGCCGGATCACTTTCCCGCCGCGAAGCAACTCGGCGGAAGCGGCGGACTGAAGGAGCTGCAGGAATATGCGGCAGATCAGGGTGTAGAGCTCTTTTTGAAAGCCAATTATGTTAAGCCTTATATGGACAGCGACGGTATCAAGGCAGGTAAAGAGGCGGTGCGCGGCATTAACCGCGAAGTGCTGAAGCAATACATCTACTACCTCTCCAGCGGATGGAACACGGATGATTATTTCTATCTGCTGAAACCGGCTGTGATTGTGAAACGCAGCGCAGCGGAATTGAAGGAATACCGGAAGCTGGGGATTAACGGCATTCAGTTTGATCATTTCGGCAGTCTGCTGTATTCCGACGAGGATAACAACTCCAGGACGGACCGCAAGCTGACGGAGAGTGCCTATGTAAGCACGCTGGATCTTTATCGCCAGGAGAAGATAAGCACGGCCGTGGATTACGGGTATGCCTATACGCTGGGACATGTGGACCGGATTGACGGGGTGCCGCTGGATTCCAGCGGGTTCGTATATACCGACCGGGCGGTTCCGTTCTATCAGCTGGTGGTGCATGGCCTTGTTCCTTATACGGCAAGCCCGGCCAATCTGAGCGATGATTCCCGCAGCCAGGCGCTGCGCGCTCTGGAGTACGGGGCGCTTCCGAGCTATGAGCTGACCTATGCCAAAACCAGCGACCTGCAGCGGACACTGGAGGACCGGCTGTTTAGCTCAGAACTGAACGATTGGCTTACGCCTTCCGCCAAGACCTATCTTGAGCTCAAAGAAGTATATGATGCTATCGCCAACCGGCAGATGACGAATCATGAAGAGCTGCAGAGCAAGGTCTTCCGGACAACGTATGCGGGCGGCGTGAGCATTATCGTTAATTATAATGATCAGCCGGTGGAGGCAGCCGGCCGGACCATTGAGGCTTACAGCTACGCGGTGACAGGAGGATGA
- a CDS encoding YIP1 family protein produces the protein MNTLRMIHQVVAHPYEFYHDIQGRQRIAWFQGILIILLTFAAKMISILITGYAFQTREPHEISMFHEFIWLIVPWLTWCVSNWGVSTILDGEGKFKEIFVGSAFALAPYMLLIIPVTLLTLVLSLDEASTFNLLQKFVLVWVAWLFLLKVKILHDFEVRKVIFITLISMIGIGIIWFVGILLFGISNQFVSFIVDLLKEMRLRA, from the coding sequence ATGAATACGTTGCGGATGATTCACCAGGTGGTAGCGCATCCTTATGAGTTCTATCACGACATTCAAGGCAGGCAGCGGATCGCCTGGTTCCAGGGGATTCTGATCATTCTCCTGACCTTTGCAGCGAAAATGATTTCGATTCTGATTACCGGCTACGCCTTTCAGACCCGGGAGCCGCATGAAATCTCGATGTTCCATGAGTTCATCTGGCTGATTGTTCCCTGGCTGACCTGGTGTGTATCGAACTGGGGCGTGAGCACGATTCTGGACGGTGAGGGGAAGTTCAAGGAGATTTTTGTGGGCAGCGCCTTTGCCCTGGCTCCTTACATGCTGCTCATTATTCCGGTTACTCTGCTGACACTGGTGCTCTCGCTGGATGAGGCTTCAACCTTTAATCTGCTGCAGAAGTTTGTGTTGGTCTGGGTTGCCTGGCTGTTCCTGCTCAAGGTTAAAATACTGCATGATTTCGAGGTAAGGAAGGTGATCTTCATTACGCTGATCAGCATGATCGGCATCGGGATCATCTGGTTTGTCGGCATATTGCTGTTCGGGATATCTAATCAATTCGTATCATTTATCGTCGATCTGCTCAAAGAGATGAGATTGCGCGCGTAG
- a CDS encoding carbohydrate ABC transporter permease: protein MHKLKLRRLDYGGVLLYLFLTAFGLFMLLPLIYMAVTALKPTSELFMFPPRFFVVNPTLVNFRDLLLITGTSAVPFSRFIFNSIIVTGGIVAGGVVISAMAAYPLAKHHMPFKSFIFNMIVAALMFSPLVLQIPQYLLISRSGLMNTYWAMILPYLAAPMGMFLMTQFLRQLPDALLEAARIDGASEWKVFWIVVMPMLKPAISTFALFSFISAWNDPYPSMVYTTVQEMKTLPLAIQTISGGVGVVARVGTLAAASFLMIIPTILVFIITQRMVLQTMAHSGLKE, encoded by the coding sequence ATGCACAAGTTAAAATTACGGCGCCTCGATTATGGCGGAGTCTTACTGTATCTGTTTCTTACCGCGTTCGGGCTGTTCATGCTGCTGCCGCTGATTTATATGGCCGTAACCGCACTCAAGCCGACCAGCGAGCTGTTTATGTTTCCGCCGCGGTTCTTCGTGGTCAATCCGACGCTGGTGAATTTCCGCGATCTGCTGCTGATTACCGGAACCTCGGCGGTGCCGTTCTCCCGGTTTATCTTCAACAGCATCATCGTTACTGGAGGGATTGTGGCCGGCGGGGTTGTGATCTCAGCCATGGCTGCCTATCCGCTGGCCAAACATCATATGCCGTTCAAAAGCTTCATCTTCAACATGATCGTAGCCGCGCTGATGTTCTCGCCGCTGGTCCTGCAGATTCCGCAATATTTGCTGATCAGCCGCAGCGGATTGATGAATACGTACTGGGCGATGATTCTGCCGTATCTGGCCGCGCCGATGGGGATGTTCCTGATGACGCAATTCCTGCGCCAGCTTCCCGACGCGCTGCTTGAAGCCGCCCGGATAGACGGCGCTTCCGAGTGGAAGGTGTTCTGGATTGTGGTTATGCCCATGCTCAAGCCGGCGATCTCAACGTTTGCGCTGTTCAGCTTCATCTCTGCCTGGAATGATCCGTACCCTTCGATGGTGTATACGACCGTTCAGGAGATGAAGACACTGCCGCTCGCAATCCAGACGATCAGCGGCGGGGTTGGAGTTGTGGCCCGGGTGGGCACCTTGGCAGCGGCGAGCTTCCTGATGATTATCCCGACGATTCTTGTCTTTATCATTACACAGCGGATGGTGCTCCAGACAATGGCCCATTCCGGGCTGAAGGAATAG
- a CDS encoding carbohydrate ABC transporter permease, with the protein MSSEIITPAEAGGAAVLDSKTPGKWAQLWIDIKKNKVSYYFLAPFLLLFAIFTIVPIIMSVVLSFSYYNIIETPKFIGFSNYKLLFVDDDIFLKAVGITLKFAVITGPVGYILAFLLAWLISQIPQKYRFFYTLCFYLPSITSAVAMSVVWLYFFAGDRKGLLNHWLIQLGILNEPYLFLQNVDSIVPVIIIVSLWMSMGVGFLAFLAGLQNVPGDLYEAGSIDGVKYRWQQLWFITIPSVKPQLLFGAVMQVVSSLTVFDVSMRLVGFPSPLYAGHTIMAHLFDYAFTRFEMGYASAIAVLLFFLMFGMNRLIFRVLGRD; encoded by the coding sequence ATGAGCAGTGAGATCATAACACCGGCAGAGGCTGGAGGCGCAGCCGTGCTGGATTCCAAGACACCCGGGAAATGGGCTCAGCTATGGATAGATATCAAGAAGAATAAGGTTTCCTATTATTTTCTGGCCCCGTTCCTGCTGCTGTTCGCTATTTTTACAATCGTACCGATAATTATGTCCGTTGTGCTGAGCTTCTCCTATTACAACATCATTGAAACGCCGAAATTCATCGGATTCTCCAACTACAAGCTGCTGTTTGTAGATGATGATATCTTCCTGAAGGCAGTCGGAATCACACTGAAGTTCGCCGTCATCACCGGGCCGGTAGGCTATATTCTGGCCTTCCTGCTTGCGTGGCTGATTAGCCAGATTCCGCAGAAATACCGCTTTTTCTATACACTGTGCTTCTATTTGCCTTCTATTACAAGTGCGGTGGCGATGTCGGTCGTCTGGCTGTATTTCTTCGCCGGCGACCGCAAGGGACTGCTCAACCATTGGCTGATTCAGCTGGGCATCCTCAATGAGCCTTATCTGTTCCTGCAAAATGTCGATTCGATCGTCCCCGTCATCATCATTGTTTCCCTATGGATGAGCATGGGGGTAGGCTTTCTTGCCTTTCTGGCCGGTCTGCAGAACGTGCCGGGGGATCTCTATGAGGCGGGTTCCATTGATGGAGTGAAGTACCGCTGGCAGCAGCTGTGGTTCATTACCATTCCGTCCGTCAAGCCGCAGCTGCTGTTCGGCGCGGTAATGCAGGTGGTCAGCTCGCTTACTGTATTTGATGTCAGCATGCGGCTCGTCGGATTTCCGAGTCCGCTGTATGCGGGCCATACCATTATGGCGCATTTGTTCGACTACGCATTTACCCGGTTTGAAATGGGGTATGCCTCGGCAATTGCCGTACTGCTGTTCTTTCTGATGTTTGGGATGAACCGTCTCATCTTCAGAGTGCTGGGGAGGGATTAG